The segment TGTCGCCGCCGCCGAACGCCACCAGCTTCCGGGCGAGCCGCAGGAAGTGCTGGTCGAACTCGCCCTGGTTGCCGCGGGCCAGCAGCCGGGCGACCTCGGCGTCCGGCACGTTGCCCTCGTTCGGGACGAGCATCGGCACGCCCAGCACCAGCCGCCGCCCCGGGTCGGACTGCCGCCACTGCGACCACAGGCCGAGCACCATCGGCTCGCCCTCGATGTCCTGCCAGCCGTTGCCCGCCAGGTAGGTGTGCCCGACCTGCATGTTGGCGTTGTTCAGCCAGGACGCCATCCGCGCGATGTTCGGGATGTAGTTGTCCCAGGAGCCGACGAACGCCCCGAACGGCACCTCGTGCATCGCCCGCTGCACCACCGGCCGGGGCGCCGCCCCGCGCGGCTGCACCGCGTCCGAGGAGAGCGCCGCGTGGCGCTCGGTCTGGCTGAGCGGGGTGCCGGACGGCACGCTCGCGGTGGTCACCAGCAGCAGCGCGGCCGCGGCCAGGGTCAGGCGGCCGAGACGCATGGGATCTCCGTACGGGTGCGGGGAGTGATTCCGGCCCCAGGAGCCTAGCCTGACGAACTGTCAGAAATGCCCCATGTCACCCCAACGGGTCAACCCGGTGGCGGATCAGCCGAAGGTGTCGCAGGCGGCCGGGTCGCCGGTCCGGTAGCCGGTGGTGAACCACTGCTGGCGCTGCGCCGCCGAGCCGTGCGTCCAGGTCTCCGGGTTGGTCCGCCCGGTGGCCCGCCGCTGGATCCGGTCGTCGCCCACCGACTGGGCGGCGTCCAGCGCCAGCGCGATGTCCTGGTCGGTCAGCCGGGTGATCAGCGGCCGGCCGGTGGACGGCTGCGGGGTGGTGGTGGCGTGGTGCGTCCACACCCCCGCGTAGCAGTCGGCCTGGAGCTCCAGCTTGACCGAGGCGCTGTTCGCGCCCTGCCGGTCGGTGCCGACCCGGTCCATGGTGCCCAGCAGGTTCTGCACGTGGTGCCCGTACTCGTGCGCCACCACGTACGCCTCGGCGAACGGGCCGCCCTGGGCGCCCAGTTGCCTGGTCATGTCGTCGAAGAAGCCCAGGTCGAAGTAGGCCTTGCGGTCGCCGGGGCAGTAGAACGGCCCGACCGCCGAGGTCGCGGTGCCGCAGGCGGTGGCCACCCGGTCGGTGAACAGCACGGTGGGCGCCTGGACGTACTCGCGGCCGCGGGCGGCGAAGTCGCCCTGCCAGTACGCCTGGACGCTGTTGACCACGGCCAGGATCCGGCAGTCCTGCCGCTTGTTGGCGTCCGCCCCGGTCCGGCACGCCGAGCCGAGCTGGGCCGAGCTGGTGGCCTTGCCGACCGGCGGCGCGGCGGGCTGGTCGGCGGCGCCGAACAGCCCGGGGTCGACGCCGAACAGCAGGGCCACGACCAGCCCGAGCAGGCCGACCACCCCGCCGCCGATCGCCAGGCCGCCGCCGGGCACCCCGCGCCGGTCCTGGACCTGCGAGCCGTCGAGCTCCGCTTCGTCGTCGAACTGCATTCCGTCTCACCTCTGTAACAGTCGGTGGATCACCGCAGCCGTACCCTAGCCGCCCGGGGACCCTCGGCCGGTCCCGTTGCCGCGCAGGTCGGGCCGGGTCGCGTGAGGGCCGGATAAAGGTCTGGACCAAGGACACGCCAGGGGCCGCCGGGCGGTAAACCGGGGGCTGCCGTCCGTACCCGCCGGATAAACTCCGGCCGTGTCCTCCAACCCGCTGCGAAGCCTGTCGCCCCGATCGGTCCTGCCCGCCGCCGCCGTCCTGCTGGTGCTCGGCGCCGGCGCCGCGGCCCACGCCAACCGTCCCGAGCCGTTCGGCGACCGGGTGGTCCCGGGCGCGGCCGACGCCAGCCCGGTCAGCGCGCAGTCGCCCAGCCCGAGCGAGATCGACTTCCGCACCGGCCCCGGCGTGGAGGCGTACGCCAAGGCCACCGGCGAGCGGCTGTGGTCCTACCGCCGCGAGGGCGCGACCGCGCTGCACCTGGAGCTGGTCGGCGACGACGCTGCCGTGGTCTGGGACGACGGCATGGTCACCGCGGTGAACACCGCCGACCACTCGGTGCGCTGGCACCGCAGCGTCCCCGGCCTGGCCGACTGGCTGCGCGCCGACGGCGAGCCGGGCGCCGAGGCGCGCACCGAGGAGCAGCGCAAGCAGCTGACCGCGCAGCGCGCCGCCGAGGCCCTGCACCCGTCCGCGGACCGGGTCAACGACGCGTTCGTGACGGTGGTCACGCCCGGCCTGCTGATGGGCTTCCGCGAGCGCGACGGCGACCTGCGCTTCAACTCCCGCCCCCCGACCGGCTGCGCGTTCTCCCCGCAGCGCACCGCCGAGACCGACGACGCGGTGCTGGTGCCCCGGCTCTGCCCGCCCGGCAGCGGCGGCGGCGTCATGGTGTTCTCGCTCACCGACCACGGCAACTTCCTCAACACCGGCCCCGACGTGGTGATGCGCCCGCTGGACGGGCACCGGGTCTCGGTCGAGGACGGCCCGGTGATCGGCAGCTGGGTGTACGACACCGCCCTGGGCAGCCGGGAGGCGGTCTGCGGCACCGGCGGCACCCCGTTCGCGGCGGCCCGGCAGGCGTGCGACAAGTGACCGGTCTCACGGGCCCGGTGGCCGCGGCGGCCGGCGCGAAAAAGAGTTTGCCGATACTCCCGTAAACTCGGTTCCAATGGCTGAGAGCCATACCCGTGCCGAGGAGAGACCCCAGCCATGATTTCCGCGAACGCCCTGGAGCTGCGTGCCGGTGCCCGCGTCCTGATCGAGTCCGCCAGTTTCCGGATCGCCCCCGGCGACCGGATCGGCCTGGTCGGCCGCAACGGCGCGGGCAAGACCACGCTGACGAAGGTGCTGGCCGGCGAGGGCCTCCCGGCCGGCGGCTCGGTCACCTCCTCGGGCGAGGTCGGCTACCTGCCGCAGGACCCGCGCACCGGCGACCTCGACGTGCTGGCCCGGGACCGCATCCTGTCCGCCCGCGGCCTCGACACCGTGCTCAGGAAGATGCGCGAGAACGAGGAGCGGATGGCCAACGGCCAGGGCGCCACCCGCGACAACGCGATGAAGAAGTACGCCCGGCTGGAGACCGAGTTCCTCACCAAGGGCGGCTACGCCGCCGAGGCCGAGGCCGCCACCATCGCCGCCGCGCTCGGCCTGCCGGACCGCATCCTGGGCCAGCCGCTGCACACCCTCTCCGGCGGCCAGCGCCGCCGCGTCGAGCTGGCCCGGATCCTGTTCTCGGACGCCGACATCCTGCTGCTCGACGAGCCCACCAACCACCTCGACGCGGACTCGATCGTCTGGCTGCGGGACTTCCTGAAGACCTACAAGGGCGGCTTCATCGTCATCTCGCACGACGTCGACCTGGTCGAGACGGTCGTCAACAAGGTCTTCTACCTGGACGCCAACCGCGCCGCCATCGACATCTACAACATGGGCTGGAAGCAGTACCAGCAGCAGCGCGAGGACGACGAGAAGCGCCGCAAGCGCGAGCGCGCCAACGCCGAGAAGAAGGCCGCGACGCTGAACGCGCAGGCCGACAAGATGCGCGCCAAGGCGACCAAGACGGTCGCCGCGCAGAACATGGCCCGCCGCGCCGAGAAGCTGCTCTCCGGCCTGGAGCAGGCCCGGGTCTCCGACAAGGTCGCCAAGCTGCGCTTCCCCGACCCGGCCCCGTGCGGCAAGACCCCGATGACCGCCGCCGGCCTGTCCAAGTCGTACGGCTCGCTGGAGATCTTCACCGACGTCGACCTGGCGATCGACCGCGGCTCCAAGGTCGTCGTGCTCGGCCTGAACGGCGCGGGCAAGACCACCCTGCTGCGGATGCTGGCCGGGGTGGAGAAGCCGGACACCGGCGAGGTGATCCCCGGCCACGGCCTGAAGATCGGCTACTACGCCCAGGAGCACGAGACGCTCGACCCGGAGCGCAGCGTGCTGGAGAACATGCGCTCCGCCGCGCCGGACACCGACCTGGTGCAGATCCGCAAGATCCTCGGCTCGTTCCTGTTCTCCGGCGACGACGTCGACAAGCCGGCCGGCGTGCTCTCCGGCGGCGAGAAGACCCGCCTGGCGCTGGCCACCCTGGTGGTCTCCAGCGCGAACGTGCTGCTGCTCGACGAGCCCACCAACAACCTCGACCCGGCCAGCCGCGAGGAGATCCTCGGCGCGCTGCGCTCCTTCACCGGCGCGGTCGTGCTGGTCACCCACGACGAGGGCGCGGTCGAGGCGCTCCAGCCGGAGCGGATCATCCTGCTCCCGGACGGCGTCGAGGACCTGTGGAGCCCGGCCTACCACGACCTGGTCTCGCTGGCCTGACCCCCCGGCCGGCCGCCTCCCCGGCCCGAGGGCCCCGGCCGGCCACCTCCCGGCCCGCTCCGGGCCACCGCGCGGACCTCGCGCGTAGACGCGGGGTCCGCTTTCGGTACGAGGGGAACTCGTCCCGCGTCGATCACGGGAACACCGGGACGGCCCCGGCGGTTCTTCCTGTCGGAGCGCGCGGTTTGCCCGCTGACGGTCCGGGCTGAGCAGCGGATTCGCTCAGGGGAGCGAATCGCGGAGGGGCGCGCACACCCTCCGTGAGCGCCCTGGTGCGGAGCGCGCACCACCGCCCGCGCCCGCTTTCCGGCGACCGACCTTGTCGAATGGGTGGCCAGGAGCCTTGCTATGGGTGATCATGGGATTCTGACCGATCACCTCTACGAGGAGGCACGGGTGGCCGAGACTCTGAAAAAGGGCAGCCGGGTAACAGGTGCGGCGCGTGAGAAGCTCGCGGCCGATCTCAAGAAGAAGTACGACTCCGGGGCGAGCATCCGCGCCCTCGCGGAGGAGACGGGCCGGTCCTACGGCTTCGTCCACCGCATGCTCAGCGAGTCCGGGGTCAACCTCCGGGGTCGCGGCGGTGCCACCCGCGGCAAGGGCAAGGCCGCTGCCGCCGCCGGTTCCTGACGGGGCGTCACTCCGGGCGGGCGGCATCCGAGCAGCCTCGGCCGCCCGCGCCACACCAGCGCGCTGCTCGCCACGCACGACGCTCCACAACGGATCGGCGGCCGGGACCTCCCGAGCCGCCGACCGCCGTTTCCGGGCCCGGGCCGCCGTCCCTGTACGCGCGCCGAAGGCTTTGTTACTCTCCAGTAGCTCGTCGGGGTCGGCGGGCGCCCCTCCCCGCCGCTGGAAGGTAACCCGCCATGAGCACCGACATCCCCGACGCCGACCGCACCGCCTGGGAGAAGGCCGGCGTCCGCCTGGAGCTGGACGGCGAGCTGGCCACCGTCACCCTCTGTGACCCGGCCCGCCGCAACGCCCAGACCCCCGCGATGTGGCGGGCCCTCGCCGCGGTCGGCCGCGCGCTGCCCGGCGACGTCCGGGTCGTCCTGCTCACCGCCGAGGGCAGTTCCTTCTCGGCCGGCCTCGACCGCGCCATGTTCACCCCCGAGGGCATCCCCGGCGAGACCGGCTTCCTGCGGCTGGCCGCCTCCACCGACGCCGAACTCGACGCCGCGATCGCCTCCTACCAGGCGGCCTTCACCTGGTGGCGCCGCAACGACCTGGTCACCATCGCCGCCGTCCGCGGCCACGCGGTCGGCGCCGGCTTCCAGCTCGCCCTCGCCTGCGACCTGCGGGTCGTCGCCGAGGACGTCCAGTTCGCGATGAAGGAGACCGCGCTCGGCCTCGTCCCCGACCTGGCCGGCACCAAGCCGCTCACCGAACTCGTCGGCTACGCCCGGGCCCTGGAGATCTGCGCGACCGGCCGCCGGGTCGGCGCCGAGGAGGCCGTCGCCACCGGCCTCGCCAACCTCGCCGTCCCCGCCGCCGACCTCGACGCCGCGGCCGCCGACCTCGCCGCCGCCCTGCTGGCCGCCCCGCGCGCCGCCGTGATCGAGACCAAGGCCCTGCTGCGCGGCGCGATCGACCGCAGCTACGACCAGCAGCGGGCCGCCGAGCGCGAGGCCCAGGCGCGCCGGCTCCGGGACCTCGCCGGGATGTAGCGGCGGCGGCCCGCCGGAGGTGCGGACGCGGGGCGGACGGCCCCCCGTTCGCACCTTCTTGCCATGCGCTCCGCGTGGCTGAATGCCAGGGTTGGGGTGATTTGCGATATAGCTGGTGTCGAACGTCAGGAGACCCGAGATGACGCAGCAGCCCCACACCCCCACCCCCGCCGACCTCCAGAAGAACGCGACCGACAGCCAGTCCGGCGGCGAGCGCGGCCGCACGGCGCTCGCCGTCGGAGTGGTCGAGAAGATCGCCGGCATGGCGGCCCGCGAGGTCTCCGGGATCCACGCCCTCGGCTCCGGGTTCTCCCGGACCTTCGGCGCGATGCGGGACCGGGTACCGGGCTCGAAGTCCAGCGTGGGGCGCGGGATCAAGGCCGAGGTCGGCGAGAAGCAGACCGCCATCGACATCGCGCTGGTGGTCGAGTACGGGGTGGTGATCCCCAGGCTGGCCGGCGAGGTGCGGGCCAACATCATCGAGGCGGTCGAGCGGATGACCGGCCTGGAGGTGGTCGAGGTGAACATCTCCGTGAACGACGTCCACCTGCCCGACGAGCCCGACGAGGAGGACGAGGAGGAGACCCCGTCCTCCGGGAAGCGCCCCCGGGTGCAGTGACCCGCGCGCAGTGCAGTCTTGACCGTCCCGAGAGCCGAGCAGGATCGCGAAGGAGCAGTGGATGAACCTGGCGTTGGTGGGCCTGCTCGTGGGCATGGCCCTCGGCTTCGCCGGATACTTCGGCGGTTTCGCCGCGTTCCTGCTGGTGGCGGTGCTCGGGGCGGTCGGCTTCGTGGTCGGGCGGCTGATCGAGGGGGACATCGAACTCGGTGACCTCGGCGACCTGCTGCGCGGCCGGGACCGGCGGCGCTGATGGACCGGCCGGGGGTGGTCGCGCAGCGCGGCGGCGAGCGGGTCGCGGACCGGGTCTACCGGCGGATCGCGGCCAAGGCCGCCGCCGACGCGCTCGCCCCGGCCTGGCTGGGCCGGCCCGGCCGGGGCCCGTACCCGAAGGTCTCGGCGCTGCTCTCGCACGGCCGGGTCCGACTCACCCTGCACCTGGAACTGCCGTTCCCGTCCGACGTCGGCGCGCTCTCCCGGAGCGCCCGGGACGCGGCCTGCCGGACCGTCACCGAGCTCACCGGCACGCCGGTGACCGGCGCCGACGTGATCGTCGACCGGCTGCACCCGGCGGCCGCCGGATGACCGCGGCCCAACCGGCGCCGGAGCCGGTGGAAGCACCCCGACGGCCGCCGCGGCGCGGGGCCGGCCGGTGGCTGCGCTCGGAGCGGGCGGTGCCGACCGCGCTGGTGGTCGCGGTGCTGCTGGTGGCCTCCGGGACGCTGCTGTACGACGTGGTCGCGGTGCGGGCCGGCGGACAGGCCAGGCCGTGGCGGCGGGAGCTGTCCGAGCAGCTGGCCACCCGGCACCTGGACGACCCGTGGGTGCTCGGCATCGCGGGCGGCACCGCCGCGCTCGGCCTGCTGCTGCTCTGGCTGGCGTGCGCCCGCGGCCTGCGCGGCTGGCTCGCGCTGGAGCCGCGCGGCGCCGCGATCCACCGCAGCGCGGTCGCCGCGCTGATCGCCGGCCGCGCCCGGCAGCGCGCCGACGTGCACTCCTGGCAGGTGAAGACCGGCCGGCGGCGCACCCGGGTCACCCTGACCGGCACCACCGACCCGGCCGGCGCCGAACGCGAGCTGCGCGCCGAACTCGCCCGGATCCCGCTGGCCGCGCCGCACCGGCTGGACGTCCGCACCCGGCCCGTCCACGAACGCCACCGCCGCCGGGATCTCGCCGAGCTGGAGCCGCCCCGATGAGCCGACGCGCCGTCAACCGCACCGTCCTGGGCCTGGTCGGGCTCGGCCTGCTGGCCGGCGGGGCGCTGGTGCTGCTCGGCGGGCTCGACGCCTACCGGCACCTCGGGATCACCCCGCCCGACTGGTGGCCGCTCACCTCGCCCGACCAGCCGGTGCTCAGCGCCGAGAGCCGCACCCGCTGGGCCGACCGCGACTGGTGGTGGCCGGTGGCGATCGCCGTCCCCGCGCTGGTGATCGCCGGCTGCCTGTGGTGGCTGTTCGCCCAGCTGCGCCGCGGCGGCCCGGCCGGCGTCGACCTGCCCTCGCCCGCCGCGCCCGGCGAGCCGCACTTCGCGCTGCACGTGCGCAGCCGGGCCGTCGAGGAGGCGGTCGAGACCGAGACGGTCGCGCTCCCGGACGTCGACCGGGTCAGCGTCAAGGTGGTCGGCGCGGCCCGCCGCCCCCGGGTCCGCACCGCCGTCCGGCTGGCCCCCGGCGCCGACACCGGCGCCCTGGTCGCCGCCTACGGCGCCGGCCCGGTCGAGCACGCCCGCCGCTCGCTCGGGCTGGCCGCGCTCCCCGCCGAGCTGCGGCTGCGCGGCGGCAAGCCGCGCCGGGAGCGGAGCGCGAAGAAGCCGCCCCGGGTGCGCTGACCGGCGCGGCCCGGGGCGGCGGGGGTTCGTTCAGAGGCCGCGGATGGCGCCGCCGTCGACCGGGAGCATCAGGCCGGTGAGGTAGGAGGCGGCGGGGGAGAGCAGGAAGGCTGCGGCCCGGCCGAACTCCTCCGGGGTGCCGTAGCGGCGCAGCGGGATGCCGGCGGCGGCGGCCTCGCGGGCGGCGGCCGGGTCGGGGGCGAGGGCGTCGAGTTCGCGGACCCGGTCGGTGTCGATCCGGCCGGGCAGCAGGCCGAGGACTCGGATGCCGCGCGGGCCGAGCTCGTCGGCGAGGGTCTTGGCGGCCATCGCCAGGCCGGGGCGCAGGCCGTTGGAGACGCCGAGGCCGGGGATCGGCTGGCGGACCGAGGTGGAGAGCACGAAGGCGATCACGCCCCCGGCCGGGAGCTGTCCGGCGGCGGTCCTGGCCAGCCGCAGCGCGCCGAGGAAGACCGAGTCGAAGGCGTCCCGCCACGCCTCGTCGGTGGCGGTGGCGACCGGGCCCGCGCTGGGGCCGCCGACGCTGATCAGGATGCCGTCGAAGCCGCCGAAGCGCTCGCGGGCGGCGTCGACCAGGCGCTGCGGGGTGGCCGGGTCGGCGTTGTCGGCGCCGACGCCGTGGGCGTTCGGCCCGAGGGCGTCGGCGGCGGCTTCGGCGGCCGCGCCGGTGCGGCCGGTGACGATCACTCTGGCGCCTTCGTCGACGAGCTGTCGCGCGGTGGCGTGGCCGAGTCCCCGGGTCGCGCCGGTGACCACGTACACCCTGTCCTTGAGTCCGAGATCCATGCCGACCATTGTCGCCGGTCGGCACGGATCCCGGGCCAGGGGGCGTGGGGGCTGTGGGTCAGCCCACCGGCACGCCGGGGTTGACCAGGGCGGTGCCGCCGGTGACGGTGTTGTCGGCGGTGACGGTGGTGGGGCAGTCGGCGGAGTAGTTGGTGACGTCGATCGCGTACTTGGCGGTGTTGCTCCCGCTCGCGCCGGTCAGGTCGGAGGTGTTGCCGCGGAAGACGGTGCCGCAGCCCCAGCCGGGCTGCTGGGTGTGGGTCTGGTAGCCGTCGTTCATGGTGCGGACGCCGGTGTTGTTCTCGATGGTGTAGCCGTTGCCCTTCACGTCGACCCAGGAGTCGTCGTAGTTGACGTTGGTCAGGCCGTTGCCGTCGAAGCGGTTGCCGGAGACCAGGCCGCCGGTGGTGCCCTCCTTGAGGTCGATGTTCTCGCCGCCGATGTTCGGGCCGATCGTGTTGTCCAGGATCTGCACGTGGTCGCTCCTGTCGGTGAGCGTGTTGGCGGTGCCGACGTACACGCCCTCGCCCTTGCCGTCGTGCGCGGTGCCGGTGTCGCGGACGGTGGAGCCGCGCAGCACGCCGTAGCTGGAGGAGTTGCGGAAGTGCACGCCCTCCATCGTGGTGTGGTGCACGGTCACGCCGTCGAGCACCACGTGGTCGGAGGCGTCGACCATGATGCCCTTCTGGGCGTTGGTGACGGTGATGCCCCGGACGGTCCAGTACGGGGCGTTGGCCAGCGACAGGCCGTAGCCGCCGCCGGTGGCGGTGGTCAGCACGGCGTTCGGGGAGCCGGTCAGGGTGATCGGGGCGGCGGCGGTGCCGGCCGTGGTGATCTTGAAGTTGCCGGTGTAGGTGCCGTCCGCGAGCTGGATGGTGCGGCCGGGGACGGCGGCGCTCAGCGCGGCCTGGAGCTCCTTGGCGGTGGAGACCCGGACGGTGTTGGCGGGCGTGGAGGCGGCGGGGGAGGCGGAGGGGGACGCGGAGGTCGGCGGCGCGCTGGACGGCGCGCCGGACGGGGAGGTGGAGGGCGGCGCGGTGGAGGGGGACGGGGAGGCGCTGGTGGGCGGGGGCGAGGACGGGATCGCGCCGAGCGCGGTCAGCGAGACGTCGTCGGCCTGGTAGGGGCTGCCGTACCAGCCGCTCAGCGTGACGGCGACCTGGGTGGTGGTCGGGCCGGTGGTGAAGGTGCGGGTGAGCTGCGTCCAGCCGGGGGCGTTCGCCCAGGTGGAGGTGGACACGCCGGTTCCGGCGGCGGCGAGGGTGACGTACGAGCCCTTCACCCAGGCGGTCAGGGTGTAGCCGGTGTTCGGCTGGACGGTGACGCTCTGGGTGCACGGCGCGAGGTCGGCGGAGCCCGGGACGGCGCTCAGCGCGGCGGCGCCGGAGTGTGGGGCGGTGGCGGTGGTGGCGGCGGTGCCGGCGCAGCTCCAGGGGGAGAGCGCGG is part of the Kitasatospora setae KM-6054 genome and harbors:
- the ypfJ gene encoding KPN_02809 family neutral zinc metallopeptidase, which translates into the protein MQFDDEAELDGSQVQDRRGVPGGGLAIGGGVVGLLGLVVALLFGVDPGLFGAADQPAAPPVGKATSSAQLGSACRTGADANKRQDCRILAVVNSVQAYWQGDFAARGREYVQAPTVLFTDRVATACGTATSAVGPFYCPGDRKAYFDLGFFDDMTRQLGAQGGPFAEAYVVAHEYGHHVQNLLGTMDRVGTDRQGANSASVKLELQADCYAGVWTHHATTTPQPSTGRPLITRLTDQDIALALDAAQSVGDDRIQRRATGRTNPETWTHGSAAQRQQWFTTGYRTGDPAACDTFG
- a CDS encoding PQQ-binding-like beta-propeller repeat protein produces the protein MSSNPLRSLSPRSVLPAAAVLLVLGAGAAAHANRPEPFGDRVVPGAADASPVSAQSPSPSEIDFRTGPGVEAYAKATGERLWSYRREGATALHLELVGDDAAVVWDDGMVTAVNTADHSVRWHRSVPGLADWLRADGEPGAEARTEEQRKQLTAQRAAEALHPSADRVNDAFVTVVTPGLLMGFRERDGDLRFNSRPPTGCAFSPQRTAETDDAVLVPRLCPPGSGGGVMVFSLTDHGNFLNTGPDVVMRPLDGHRVSVEDGPVIGSWVYDTALGSREAVCGTGGTPFAAARQACDK
- a CDS encoding ABC-F family ATP-binding cassette domain-containing protein, with amino-acid sequence MISANALELRAGARVLIESASFRIAPGDRIGLVGRNGAGKTTLTKVLAGEGLPAGGSVTSSGEVGYLPQDPRTGDLDVLARDRILSARGLDTVLRKMRENEERMANGQGATRDNAMKKYARLETEFLTKGGYAAEAEAATIAAALGLPDRILGQPLHTLSGGQRRRVELARILFSDADILLLDEPTNHLDADSIVWLRDFLKTYKGGFIVISHDVDLVETVVNKVFYLDANRAAIDIYNMGWKQYQQQREDDEKRRKRERANAEKKAATLNAQADKMRAKATKTVAAQNMARRAEKLLSGLEQARVSDKVAKLRFPDPAPCGKTPMTAAGLSKSYGSLEIFTDVDLAIDRGSKVVVLGLNGAGKTTLLRMLAGVEKPDTGEVIPGHGLKIGYYAQEHETLDPERSVLENMRSAAPDTDLVQIRKILGSFLFSGDDVDKPAGVLSGGEKTRLALATLVVSSANVLLLDEPTNNLDPASREEILGALRSFTGAVVLVTHDEGAVEALQPERIILLPDGVEDLWSPAYHDLVSLA
- a CDS encoding helix-turn-helix domain-containing protein — translated: MAETLKKGSRVTGAAREKLAADLKKKYDSGASIRALAEETGRSYGFVHRMLSESGVNLRGRGGATRGKGKAAAAAGS
- a CDS encoding enoyl-CoA hydratase/isomerase family protein, translated to MSTDIPDADRTAWEKAGVRLELDGELATVTLCDPARRNAQTPAMWRALAAVGRALPGDVRVVLLTAEGSSFSAGLDRAMFTPEGIPGETGFLRLAASTDAELDAAIASYQAAFTWWRRNDLVTIAAVRGHAVGAGFQLALACDLRVVAEDVQFAMKETALGLVPDLAGTKPLTELVGYARALEICATGRRVGAEEAVATGLANLAVPAADLDAAAADLAAALLAAPRAAVIETKALLRGAIDRSYDQQRAAEREAQARRLRDLAGM
- a CDS encoding Asp23/Gls24 family envelope stress response protein; protein product: MTQQPHTPTPADLQKNATDSQSGGERGRTALAVGVVEKIAGMAAREVSGIHALGSGFSRTFGAMRDRVPGSKSSVGRGIKAEVGEKQTAIDIALVVEYGVVIPRLAGEVRANIIEAVERMTGLEVVEVNISVNDVHLPDEPDEEDEEETPSSGKRPRVQ
- a CDS encoding DUF6286 domain-containing protein; translation: MPTALVVAVLLVASGTLLYDVVAVRAGGQARPWRRELSEQLATRHLDDPWVLGIAGGTAALGLLLLWLACARGLRGWLALEPRGAAIHRSAVAALIAGRARQRADVHSWQVKTGRRRTRVTLTGTTDPAGAERELRAELARIPLAAPHRLDVRTRPVHERHRRRDLAELEPPR
- a CDS encoding Asp23/Gls24 family envelope stress response protein, producing MSRRAVNRTVLGLVGLGLLAGGALVLLGGLDAYRHLGITPPDWWPLTSPDQPVLSAESRTRWADRDWWWPVAIAVPALVIAGCLWWLFAQLRRGGPAGVDLPSPAAPGEPHFALHVRSRAVEEAVETETVALPDVDRVSVKVVGAARRPRVRTAVRLAPGADTGALVAAYGAGPVEHARRSLGLAALPAELRLRGGKPRRERSAKKPPRVR
- a CDS encoding SDR family oxidoreductase, which translates into the protein MDLGLKDRVYVVTGATRGLGHATARQLVDEGARVIVTGRTGAAAEAAADALGPNAHGVGADNADPATPQRLVDAARERFGGFDGILISVGGPSAGPVATATDEAWRDAFDSVFLGALRLARTAAGQLPAGGVIAFVLSTSVRQPIPGLGVSNGLRPGLAMAAKTLADELGPRGIRVLGLLPGRIDTDRVRELDALAPDPAAAREAAAAGIPLRRYGTPEEFGRAAAFLLSPAASYLTGLMLPVDGGAIRGL
- a CDS encoding right-handed parallel beta-helix repeat-containing protein → MPSSPPPTSASPSPSTAPPSTSPSGAPSSAPPTSASPSASPAASTPANTVRVSTAKELQAALSAAVPGRTIQLADGTYTGNFKITTAGTAAAPITLTGSPNAVLTTATGGGYGLSLANAPYWTVRGITVTNAQKGIMVDASDHVVLDGVTVHHTTMEGVHFRNSSSYGVLRGSTVRDTGTAHDGKGEGVYVGTANTLTDRSDHVQILDNTIGPNIGGENIDLKEGTTGGLVSGNRFDGNGLTNVNYDDSWVDVKGNGYTIENNTGVRTMNDGYQTHTQQPGWGCGTVFRGNTSDLTGASGSNTAKYAIDVTNYSADCPTTVTADNTVTGGTALVNPGVPVG